The proteins below come from a single Metarhizium brunneum chromosome 1, complete sequence genomic window:
- the FAS2 gene encoding Fatty acid synthase subunit alpha, whose amino-acid sequence MRPEVEQELAHTLLVELLAYQFASPVRWIETQDVFLAERTAERIVEVGPADTLGVMAKRTLASKYESYDAAKSVQRQILCYNKDAKEIYYDVDPVEEEPEPVAGSSAPAADASSPAAAPAPVAAAAAPPSSGPAAQVPDEPVQAIDIVRTLIAQKLKKPFLEVPLSKAIKDLVGGKSTLQNEILGDLGKEFGSTPEKPEDTPLDELGASMQATFDGNLGKQSQSLIARLISSKMPGGFNITAARKYLETRWGLGAGRQDGALLLALTMEPAARLGSEGDAKAFLDDVTQKYAANAGISLTSTSSSGPAGGAGAGMMMDPAAIDALTKDQRALFKQQLELFARYLKMDLRSGDKAAINSQKSEKVLQAQLDLWTAEHGDFYAAGIEPVFSPLKARTYDSSWNWARQDALSMYFDIIFGRLQVIDREIVSQCIRIMNRSNPKLLDFMQYHIDNCPTDRGETYKLAKELGQMLIENCKEVLDVSPVYKDVAVPTGPRTTVDARGNLNYEEVPRASCRKLEHYVQQMAEGGKISEYGNRTKVQNDLQRIYKLIKQQHKMSKTSQLEIKSLYGDVLRSLAMNESQILPKETNKGKKSGLRGTSQNKGKVETIPFLHLKRKTLHGWDYSKKLTAVYLNCLEDSAKDGVTYHGKHVLMTGAGAGSIGAEVLQGLISGGAKVVVTTSRFSREVTEYYQSMYSRYGSRGSQIVVVPFNQGSKQDVEALVEYIYDPKNGLGWDLDYIVPFAAISEAGRQIDGIDSRSELAHRIMLTNLIRLLGCVKTQKAERGFETRPAQVVLPLSPNHGTFGNDGLYSESKLALETLFNRWYSESWANYLTVCGAVIGWTRGTGLMSGNNIVAEGVEAFGVRTFSQQEMAFNLLGLMSPTIVDLCQAEPVFADLNGGLQFIPNLNEAMTKLRKDIMETSEIRRAVSKESAIENSIVNGADSEVLYKKKTIAPRANIKFDFPPLPDWKNDVSPLNDKLRGMVDLDKVVVVTGFAEVGPWGNSRTRWEMEAYGEFSLEGCVEMAWIMGLIRNHNGAIKGKPYSGWVDAKSGEPVDDKDIKQKYEKHILEHSGIRLIEPELFEGYDPNQKQLLHEVVIEEDLEPFEASKETAEEFKREHGDKVEIFEIPDSGEYIVRMRKGASLWIPKALRFDRLVAGQIPTGWDPKRYGIPEDIISQVDPVTLFLLVSTAEALLSAGITDPYEFYKYVHVSEVGNCVGSGMGGSAALRGMHKDRFLDKPLQNDILQESFINTMAAWVNMLLISSSGPIKTPVGACATAVESVDVGYETIMEGKARVCFVGGFDDFGEEGSYEFANMKATSNTVDEFNHGRTPKEMSRPTTTTRNGFMESQGCGIQVIMTAQLALDMGVPIYGVLALTTTASDKIGRSVPAPGQGVLTTAREHAGKFPSPLLDINYRRRQIERRKKQIKQWHESELEYIHDEIDAMKAQDASFDEKLYAQERFSHIEKEATRQEKELLRSMGNNFWKSDPSIAPLRGALATWGLTIDDLDVASFHGTSTKANDKNESSVICQQLRHLGRSKGNAVMGIFQKYLTGHPKGAAGAWMMNGCLQVLNTGLVPGNRNADNVDPVMEEFDLIVYPSRSIQTDGIKAFSVTSFGFGQKGAQAIGIHPKYLFATLDENTYQQYCAKVEARQKKAYRYFHNGLINNSLFVAKSKAPYTDEQLSKVLLNPDARVSEDKKSSELRYSDNFMKQSEKVMTSDRAAETEKVMKTLAQKVANKNSNIGVDVEDISAINIENETFLERNFTAQEISYCKDAPSPQSSFAGRWSAKEAVFKSLGVASKGAGASMKEIEIVKDDNGAPTVKLHGEAASAAKKVGVKDIALSISHSDNQAIAVAVANF is encoded by the exons ATGCGGCCCGAAGTCGAGCAGGAGCTTGCTCATACTCTGCTCGTTGAGCTTTTGGCATACCAGTTCGCCTCGCCTGTGAGATGGATTGAGACCCAGGACGTGTTCCTCGCCGAGAGGACGGCAGAGCGTATCGTCGAGGTTGGTCCTGCCGACACCCTCGGCGTTATGGCCAAACGTACTCTGGCATCCAAGTACGAGTCTTACGATGCTGCCAAATCCGTTCAGCGACAAATTCTTTGCTATAACAAGGATGCAAAAGAAATCTACTATGACGTTGATcctgtcgaggaggagcctGAACCTGTTGctggctcaagtgctccagCTGCAGATGCTAGTTCTCCTGCCGCTGCTCCTGCGCctgttgccgccgctgctgctccgCCAAGCTCCGGCCCTGCTGCTCAGGTTCCTGATGAGCCCGTTCAGGCCATTGATATCGTACGCACTTTGATTGCTCAGAAATTGAAGAAGCCTTTTTTGGAGGTCCCGTTGAGCAAAGCAATCAAGGACCTTGTTGGCG GCAAATCTACGCTGCAAAATGAAATCCTCGGTGATCTGGGCAAAGAATTCGGTTCGACCCCCGAAAAGCCGGAAGATACCCCACTAGACGAACTTGGTGCCTCCATGCAGGCAACTTTCGATGGCAACCTGGGCAAGCAGTCTCAGTCCTTGATTGCAAGATTAATATCTTCCAAGATGCCTGGTGGTTTCAACATCACAGCTGCTCGCAAGTACTTGGAGACAAGATGGGGCTTGGGGGCTGGTCGTCAGGATGGCGCCTTGCTGTTGGCGCTAACCATGGAGCctgctgctcgtcttggATCTGAAGGCGATGCCAAGGCCTTCCTTGACGATGTTACCCAGAAATATGCTGCCAATGCTGGGATCAGCTTGACTAGCACTTCATCTTCCGGTCCCGCTGgcggtgccggtgccggcaTGATGATGGATCCTGCTGCAATTGATGCTCTGACCAAGGACCAGCGGGCTCTGTTCAAACAGCAACTTGAGCTGTTTGCCCGCTATCTAAAGATGGATCTTCGATCCGGCGACAAGGCTGCTATTAATTCGCAGAAATCTGAAAAGGTTCTCCAGGCCCAGCTTGACCTGTGGACCGCTGAACATGGTGATTTCTACGCCGCCGGTATTGAACCCGTATTTAGCCCTCTCAAGGCCCGTACCTACGATTCTTCTTGGAACTGGGCTCGTCAGGATGCTCTTAGCATGTACTTCGACATCATTTTCGGTCGCCTTCAGGTCATCGACCGTGAGATTGTCAGCCAGTGTATCCGCATCATGAACCGCTCCAACCCCAAACTCTTGGACTTCATGCAGTACCACATTGATAACTGTCCCACCGACCGCGGAGAGACATACAAGCTCGCCAAGGAGCTAGGGCAGATGCTTATTGAGAACTGCAAGGAGGTCTTGGACGTCTCTCCGGTATACAAGGATGTTGCCGTTCCAACTGGTCCCCGTACGACGGTCGACGCTCGTGGCAATCTCAACTACGAGGAAGTTCCCCGCGCCAGTTGCCGCAAGCTCGAGCACTATGTTCAGCAAATGGCCGAGGGTGGCAAAATCTCTGAGTATGGCAACCGTACCAAGGTTCAGAACGACCTCCAGCGCATCTACAAGCTCATCAAGCAGCAGCACAAGATGTCGAAGACATCTCAGCTTGAGATCAAGAGCTTGTATGGCGACGTCCTGCGCTCTCTTGCCATGAATGAGAGTCAGATCTTACCCAAGGAGACAAATAAGGGCAAGAAGAGTGGCCTCCGTGGCACTAGCCAGAACAAGGGCAAGGTTGAGACCATTCCCTTCCTCCACCTCAAGCGTAAGACTCTCCACGGCTGGGACTACAGCAAGAAGCTCACCGCTGTCTACCTTAACTGTCTTGAGGATAGCGCCAAGGATGGTGTAACTTACCACGGCAAGCATGTCCTCATGAcgggtgctggtgctggatcAATTGGTGCTGAAGTCCTGCAAGGCCTCATCAGCGGTGGTGCCAAGGTCGTAGTGACCACCAGCCGATTCTCTCGCGAGGTCACCGAGTACTACCAGTCTATGTACTCCCGATACGGATCTCGTGGCTCTCAGATTGTTGTAGTCCCATTTAACCAGGGCAGCAAGCAGGATGTGGAGGCTCTTGTTGAGTATATTTATGATCCAAAGAATGGTCTCGGATGGGACCTTGACTACATTGTTCCTTTTGCTGCCATTTCCGAGGCTGGGCGCCAGATCGATGGCATTGACTCCCGCTCTGAACTAGCTCACAGAATCATGCTCACTAATCTCATCCGCCTTTTGGGTTGCGTCAAGACTCAAAAAGCTGAGCGTGGCTTTGAGACTCGTCCAGCTCAGGTTGTCCTTCCTCTATCCCCTAACCACGGTACATTTGGTAACGACGGTCTCTATTCGGAATCCAAGCTTGCTCTTGAGACCCTCTTTAATCGTTGGTACTCTGAGAGCTGGGCCAACTACCTTACTGTTTGTGGTGCCGTCATTGGCTGGACTCGTGGAACTGGGCTCATGTCTGGCAACAACATTGTTGCTGAGGGCGTTGAGGCTTTCGGTGTCCGCACTTTCTCTCAGCAAGAAATGGCCTTCAACCTGCTTGGTCTCATGTCACCGACCATTGTCGATCTCTGCCAAGCAGAGCCAGTCTTCGCTGATCTCAACGGCGGCCTGCAGTTTATCCCCAACCTCAACGAGGCTATGACCAAGCTACGCAAGGACATTATGGAGACTAGCGAAATTCGGAGGGCTGTCTCAAAGGAAAGCGCCATCGAGAACTCTATCGTCAATGGTGCCGACTCCGAGGTCCTAtataagaagaagacgatTGCACCACGCGCCAATATCAAGTTTGACTTCCCCCCCTTGCCTGACTGGAAGAACGATGTTTCTCCTCTCAACGATAAGCTCAGGGGCATGGTCGACCTGGACAAGGTGGTTGTTGTTACCGGTTTTGCCGAAGTCGGCCCTTGGGGTAATTCTCGTACCCGATGGGAAATGGAGGCATACGGAGAGTTCTCCCTCGAGGGCTGCGTCGAAATGGCTTGGATCATGGGTCTCATTCGCAACCACAATGGTGCCATCAAGGGCAAACCTTACTCTGGCTGGGTCGATGCCAAGTCTGGTGAGCCTGttgacgacaaggacattaAGCAGAAGTACGAGAAGCACATTTTGGAGCACTCTGGTATCCGTTTGATTGAGCCTGAACTCTTTGAAGGCTACGATCCCAACCAAAAGCAGCTGCTTCACGAAGTTGTCATTGAGGAAGACCTGGAGCCTTTTGAAGCCTCCAAGGAGACTGCCGAGGAGTTCAAGCGTGAGCACGGCGACAAGGTTGAAATCTTTGAAATTCCTGACAGTGGCGAGTATATTGTTCGCATGAGGAAGGGGGCTTCTCTCTGGATCCCCAAGGCTCTCCGCTTTGACCGTCTCGTTGCCGGTCAAATCCCCACCGGTTGGGACCCCAAGCGATATGGAATTCCCGAAGACATTATTTCTCAAGTCGACCCTGTCActctcttccttcttgtGTCTACTGCCGAGGCTCTATTATCGGCCGGTATCACTGACCCCTATGAATTCTACAAGTATGTCCACGTTTCGGAGGTTGGTAACTGTGTTGGTTCCGGTATGGGTGGTTCAGCTGCTCTGCGAGGCATGCACAAAGATCGCTTCCTGGACAAGCCTCTTCAGAACGACATTCTTCAGGAGTCTTTCATCAACACAATGGCTGCCTGGGTGAACATGTTGCTTATTTCTTCCTCTGGTCCCATCAAGACTCCTGTCGGTGCTTGCGCCACCGCTGTCGAATCCGTCGATGTTGGTTATGAAACCATTATGGAGGGCAAGGCTCGTGTGTGCTTTGTCGGTGGTTTCGATGACTTTGGCGAAGAAGGTTCCTACGAATTCGCTAATATGAAGGCCACCAGCAACACTGTAGACGAGTTCAACCACGGCCGAACTCCCAAGGAAATGTCTCGTCCCACCACAACTACCCGTAACGGCTTCATGGAGTCCCAAGGTTGCGGCATCCAGGTCATCATGACTGCCCAGCTCGCTCTGGACATGGGTGTTCCTATCTATGGTGTCCTGGCTCTCACCACTACTGCTTCTGACAAGATTGGTCGCTCTGTGCCTGCTCCTGGCCAAGGTGTACTCACCACTGCTCGCGAGCATGCTGGCAAATTCCCCTCGCCATTGCTCGACATTAactaccgccgccgccagattGAGCGCCGCAAGAAGCAGATTAAGCAGTGGCATGAATCCGAGCTTGAATATATCCATGACGAGATCGATGCCATGAAAGCCCAGGATGCCTCTTTTGATGAAAAGCTTTATGCTCAGGAACGCTTTTCTCACATCGAGAAGGAGGCTACTCGACAAGAAAAGGAGCTGCTCCGTAGTATGGGTAACAATTTCTGGAAGAGCGATCCCAGCATTGCTCCTCTCCGCGGCGCTCTGGCTACCTGGGGTCTTACAATTGACGACCTGGACGTTGCCTCCTTCCACGGCACCTCGACCAAAGCCAACGACAAGAACGAGTCGTCTGTTATTTGCCAGCAGCTACGCCATCTCGGACGATCTAAGGGCAACGCCGTCATGGGTATCTTCCAGAAGTACCTCACTGGTCATCCCAagggtgctgctggtgcctggatgatgaatggctGTCTGCAAGTTCTCAACACCGGTTTAGTACCTGGCAACCGCAATGCCGACAACGTTGATCCCGTCATGGAAGAGTTTGACCTGATTGTCTATCCCAGCCGTTCAATCCAGACAGACGGTATCAAGGCTTTCTCTGTTACCTCTTTTGGTTTCGGTCAGAAGGGTGCTCAGGCTATCGGTATTCATCCGAAGTACCTATTTGCAACCCTCGACGAGAATACCTACCAGCAGTACTGCGCCAAGGTGGAAGCCCGTCAGAAGAAGGCCTACCGCTATTTCCACAACGGTctcatcaacaacagcctGTTTGTGGCCAAATCCAAGGCTCCTTACACTGATGAGCAGCTTAGCAAGGTGTTGCTCAATCCTGACGCCCGTGTGAGCGAAGATAAAAAGTCTTCTGAGCTCAGATACTCTGACAACTTCATGAAGCAGTCCGAGAAGGTCATGACCTCTGATCGTGCTGCCGAAACCGAAAAGGTTATGAAGACCCTGGCTCAAAAGGTTGCCAATAAGAACAGCAATAttggtgttgatgtggaAGACATCTCTGCAATCAATATTGAGAATGAGACATTTTTGGAGCGCAACTTCACCGCTCAGGAGATCAGCTACTGTAAAGATGCTCCCAGCCCCCAGAGCTCCTTTGCCGGTCGCTGGAGTGCCAAGGAGGCCGTTTTCAAGTCCCTCGGTGTCGCCAGCAAGGGTGCAGGCGCTTCCATGAAGGAGATTGAGATTGTCAAGGATGACAACGGTGCTCCCACCGTCAAG CTGCATGGTGAGGCTGCTTCCGCTGCCAAAAAGGTCGGTGTGAAGGATATTGCGCTGTCCATCTCGCACTCCGACAATCAGGCCAttgctgttgccgttgccaacTTTTAA